TCTGCGTGTGATTGATGAACCTACAAGACGGCAGCACTACAGTGCGACCTAAAGCCTAATAAAATTTCATAAATCATTTTCTGGTCTTCAACTCCACTGAAGCTAAATCGCCACACATGATATCGTGCTGTTTGTTTGACCACTTACTTCAGAAATGACCAGAATTAGACATCAACTAAAAACAGCTTTTAGGAATTTACAATGTAGCAAACAAATAAAGTTTTGCTAatactgttacatttatactaGTTTGTTAGATACTTTGTATTGGTGGATATACTGCAGGGCACTgttaattttgtatttgttgtagGCATAATTTAGACTtctaattttttgttttgttttaattgacTATAGTAGTCTAAAACTAAAGTTGAGTAATATATAAAGtgttaaagttttttccttGAAATCAAATGTGAAACGTGTGCACCGTTCTTTTCCTCTGAAATGCTGACATTTTGCTTCATTTTCATGAGAAACAGGGAGGTTGGAAGCTAATTGTACCGTTTCCCGGGGGGCAGATCAAATGTGCGTGTCTAACCTTACTGCACAAGGTTATTACTTCTGATTGGATCGCTTCCAAACCCATCCCGCCTACCTACACAACTTGATTAGTTCTAATTAGATCTCATCTCTCCAGAATATTTTCATCTCGTTTCCTTTTGTTGACGAAagtttaaatacatttcatCGTCGTTGTTGTCTTCGTGCATTAGCTTTTAATTACTTACTGCTTGATTTTGTCAGAAAAAGATGACTGAATTAACACTGGTGCAGGGTAAGTAATGGTTTTATTCATCACTGTGCTTACAATGTTATTAATGTAACTAAACAGAATTAATTAAGCAAttactaaaaaaagaaatacagctAATACAGTCACTGTTATCACTGTCAGTTTAACAGGcataaaaatagtatttttgcactaaCAAGGTGTTTCCCAAAGAGCTGTTAGCCAAAAACATGCCATATCTGGCATATGTTGGAATAGTTTGAAGTGTATACTTAAAAATTTGGAAGAAATTGAACAACGAGGACAAAAGAAGTGCCTGTAAAATGAACCATAGGTGAATGATGCGAGTATCAATAGCATTGATAGCAAAGCTGTATTGGTATTTCCCCTACATAAACTGCCTTTATGAGTTGTCGGTATCGACAATACTGGCCCTGCATTTACTCTGTATATGATCAACACCAAAATCTGCAGTATTGCACAACACTAAAGCAAATTAATCTAAAATCTGACCACTGTCCTAGGAGGAGCAATTCTTGTTAACTGtgcagagagaaacaaactTGTCATCCTACAAGTTTATTGCACGATCTTCAGACAAAAGAGCTAAAAATGAccacacagagaaaacaaccaaagaaatataaaatggaATCAACCATGGGAAATGGGACACgcaaaaaaacatttcagactataaatatatacataatgtctaataaaagatttttttttaaattaccaaaaaCAGATACAAATGGGATGCAAAACTgacaaaacaagcacaaaaacTTACAAAAACAACAGACTCACAAAAGTCCCAGGACTGCCACAGAGTGACTCCAGTggcatcaaacaaattttaagtCACACTTATTAACCACACGGGAACACAAAGACACATCTGTAGGGGTCGTCCTAAACAGAAGTGTGTGTCTGCATAggtggggggttgggggggttACTTGTGTTGTCCCCTGGTGTGTATTGTCTTTCACTCCAGCCCTGCTcctctgaggaggaggagagatcaGAGCGTCTGTCCTGTGACGCACTCTGCGGAGCTAGTGAGGGAGGGGCCTCTTTGGCCTCACGTCAGCGCAATGCGTGATTGTTATTGGTCCTCAGCGGGCCCTGGGCGTTCAAGGAGATCACGAccaaaaaaaaggaggagggggcggggaggagtaaaaaaaaaataaaaaaaaaaaaatgagaggaGGGGGGGCGAAAAAACCGAGCGGAGCTTAAAAACTCCCGACAAATGATTATTTACCTCGGCAGCAGCGGAACATCGTAGCTGGCTTCGTGTCGGTCTACAGCCGATtcggagaaaaagaggaaaaaaaatcggGAGAGAAATGTGCATGAGGATTAACGCAGAGGCGGGGTGGGAATAAAATAGGCTGGACTTGACTACCAGCTGCGACTATCCGGATTACCCACTCGCTGGAAAAGGGAGAAAACAAGCGAAGCTTCGCGGACATTTGTGCGCTCGGAGAGGATGAGCTGACCGCCGAGggacaggggaaaaaaataagtgtCTGAGGTCGAAAGTTGCGAGTGGATGTGGAAACGGACAGCAGTGGGCCTGGGAGGATATTTAGATGCTGTCGCGTAAACTTCGCTGTCGGTGCCGTTTGAAACCGGCGTTGTAGGAACCGGACCGcacaggaaaggaaaaaaagaaaaacactcaaTCCACCGCAGCGACAAGCTTCATGTCGAGCCCGACAGCAGTTTATTGCACCGGGTATTAAAGAGAcagcgagaaagagagagagggagaggaggaaaaaacccAGAAGATCGGCTGCTCGTGCAGATGCCAACGGCAGACTGCAGGTTGCTCCATCATGGCCGGATCATGAGGTGTTTGACTTATTTGCTGCTACTtccagaaacactgaaaaagtcCAAGAAGGTAACCAAGCTGCCGGGCCGGCTGCCGCTATGTTATGAGATCCTGACTCTGTCCCTGTCGAGCaagaaaaagcagcagcagaaggagaaggagaagaagatggCTGCGGAGTTGTACCCCGCTAACAACACCAATAACACCAACCTGGCCAACGGCACTACGGTGGCTGACGcggagaagaccaaggagctgcaGGTGTGCCAGGCCAGCGGGAGCAGCGGCGGCGGCGGGGGGAGCGCGGCGACCACCCCGACCACCCAGcaaaacatcaacaacaacaacgtaGACCCACCCAGCTGGCAGTGCAGCCACCCCACGCTCCGAGAGAGGTAACTCCAGAAACACAGAGGACACTTATCCGCCGTAATCTACCGGGGCACACTGTGCGCAAAGCCCGGTTACAGGGATCGCAGTGCGAAAGAGTCGCTGTCAGAGTAATGACAGCCGCTTTGACTCGCTGTATTAACACGGaagctgacagcagcagcagcaaagtgCACGAAAATCACTGCTGTGAGGATCGCTCTTGctcattttacttttactttgacTCCCTCAAGTTTCTAGAAAATTGATTTACTGTTGGAGCTTCTATCTAAACCAACAtgagcttttttgtttgttttacttatttGCTCCTACCGTTCTTTAATCTCTTTAATTTATTCTGGCAGTAAACAAATCCCACTTGAGTTTGAACTGTTGATCTGCCaaaacaagacattttaaaaatgtcaccAAGTACTCTGGGGAACTTTCCATAGATCCCAATGAGCTGACATTTTCAAGGCTGAGGGATAAAGTGTGAAAACAATAAGAGGGTAGTCCTCTTTTCTCCCTGCAGCCCTCCTGTTAGAGCTACATCCTCCCTAAATCTATGAAAATAACCAGTGTCTCTAGGCAAAAGCAGTGTGGGAGGACTTGATGTTATACAATAGTTGAGGCTTACTCGTGAAACCTGCTCTGTTTTTAGGAACGCCTTGATGTTTAACAATGAGCTGATGGCTGATGTCCACTTCATTGTCGGGCCCTTGGGGGCCTCGCAGAAGGTTCCCGCACACAAGGTAAGGAGTGCATCTCGGAAAAATCGCTGCAAACCAGAGAAAGACGGGAAGCTTATGCACTAACTTAACTAATGTTGATATTTGagctttaaatttaaatatgagCTCAGAGGACAATGCGAGGTAATATATCGGGTCTAGTGTTGAACTTGTGAAAGACGAGCGCCTCTGGTTTCTCTGACGCATCTGTCTCCTCCCTTTCCCCTCCCTTCTCAGTACGTGCTGGCCGTGGGAAGCTCCGTCTTCTGTGCCATGTTTTACAGCGATCTGGCGGAGGAGGAGTCTGAGATCCATATCCCAGATGTGGAACCTGCTGCTTTTCTAATTCTGCTGAAGTAAGCCACTCACCATCCCTTCGCACAGCCAACCAGAAGCTGAGATGACAAGCACAGTCAGTGTCACTTCAAAGCATATTATTACTCATCCAAAGCTAAGCAGAGGCGAATGCCAAAATGCTCGGAGCGCCAGAGAGCCGTGGCAGCGGCGCGGTGCTCTGTAATTGCTGGTTTTCTCAGCGCTCTTTGTTCGActggcaacatttttttccccccttttcctCATCCTGACAGTTTGCCTTTATGCACACTAGTAGTTATAAATAACATGCCTTTGTTGCTCATTCAGTAGCGCTGGCTAAAAGCGTAGCACAGATTGTTGCTCTGCAGACTTTCTGGAAAACGGGTAGGATTATGTATAATGGTGTTATATAATCTTCTTTGGGAAGGAAAAgaattccctttttttgtttgccgAGTCTTTTGATACAgtaggaagaagaagaaatgcgGAGCCAGAGTCACTTAAATGTGTTCATCACGGTACCTTCTTAGTCAGCATATCATCTGTCAGCCAGTCtgatttctgtacatttaaggctcttttctttctcccagGTACTTGTACAGCGATGAGATCGACCTGGAGGCAGACACGGTGCTGGCCACCTTGTACGCTGCCAAAAAGTACATCGTCCCTGCACTGGCCAAGGCCTGCGTCACCTTCCTGGAGACCAGCCTGGAGGCCAAGAATGCCTGCGTGCTGCTCTCTCAGAGTCGCCTGTTTGAGGAGCCCGAGCTGACGCAGCGCTGCTGGGAGGTAATTGATGCCCAGGCCGAACTCGCGCTCCGCTCGGAGGGCTTCTGTGAAATCGACCTGCAGACGCTGGACATCATCTTGCGGCGGGAGACCCTCAACACCAAAGAAGTGGTGGTGTTTGAGGCGGTCATGAACTGGGCCACGGCAGAATGCAAGAGACAGGGTTTGGGGCCCACCACTCGCAACAAAAGAGAGGTCCTGGGTAAGGCGCTGTTCTTGGTGCGCATCCCCACCATGAGCCTGGACGAATTTGCAAACGGTGCAGCGCAGTCGGACATCCTGACACTGGAGGAGACACACAATGTCTTCCTGTGGTACACTGCGGCCAAAAAGCCCCAACTAGACTTCCCTCTGAATCCCAGGAAGGGCTTGGCTCCTCAGAGGTGCCACCGCTTCCAGTCCTCGGCCTACCGGAGCAACCAGTGGCGCTACCGCGGCCGGTGCGACAGCATCCAGTTTGCTGTGGACAAGCGGATCTTTATTGCCGGTTTGGGCCTGTACGGGTCGAGTGGCGGCAAAGCAGAGTACAGCGTGAAAATCGAGCTTAAGAGACAGGGGGTGATCCTGGCGCAGAACCTGACAAAGTTTGTGTCGGACGGCTCGAGCAGCACGTTCCCGGTGTGGTTTGAGCATCCTGTTCAGGTGGAGCAGGACGCGTTCTACACAGTGAGCGCCGTCCTGGACGGGAATGAGCTGAGCTACTTCGGCCAGGAGGGCATGACGGAGGTGCAGTGCGGGAAGGTCACGTTTCAGTTCCAGTGCTCCTCCGACAGCACCAACGGGACTGGAGTACAGGGAGGACAGATCCCCGAGCTTGTGTTCTATGCATAAGCTGCTCTGGACTGCTGATGGGAAATTAGGTCTATCGCTGCCTCCCAACCTTCAAAGTAATGTAGCATTAAAAGACACTTGAGTAATGTCACACTAAATGGCCTGGTTAGTTCTATAAGAGACTATTTTAAAAGCGAAGGAgctgttttatcttatttaatttaatgttatttttttatttaaatgctgaTTTAACGTTATTCGCTCAGAAGCTTATGTTTTTCAAGGGCTGCGGCTGCTGTAGAAACAACATTAATACAGTGACCTGTGGTTATGTAATCAAGCTGAGCTCCAGAACTGGAACAAGTAGGGTCTGCTTCAAATTGTGTAATTGCAAGTCTATATACAATGTTGTTACTATAGTCCAGGCAGCAATATCACCCGAGGAGCAAACTTTATGTAGTGTTCGATTCTaatgcagaaagaaaaaaaaaaagtagaaatctTGTCAAGAACAGTCGTTTTGCACTTCAGAGGACGGCCTCAGAAACGTTGTGTCTTTTTGTAAAATACAATTATCTGTTAACAGCTTGATGCTGTTGATGAGCAGATGTGTTCTGTACAAGAATGCTTATACACCTGCCGAAATATAAAGGTTATGTGAGAAAGCCGCACATGTCACATCTTATGGGCTCTGGGTGAGGGAGTGGGGGATTTGAGGGGCAGCAGCGCCCTCTGGTAACTAAAGTGGGAACTACACATTAGGTTTCTACCTCACTTGCATGGAGTTTGGCAAGCACAGATTTGAGGATTGATAAGGGTTATGTCTCTTTTTGTAAGTGAGGATTTGGAGTCCTCATCGTGTTTCCTCCTAAATAAACTGCACACTTACATTAACGCTGGCAAAACACTATAATGGACATGCAAAGCTATGCACGAGGAAAGCAGAGCCTAAACCAGTGATTTTCTTAGACAGTTTCCcaaaatattttgtacattataGTTAATGTTATTGCACTTCTGCTTTGGCAGGAAGGCTCGGCATGTTCAGTTCAAGGCAAAGTGACAACAGAGCTCATAATTGTCCTGGTAGCTGCAGACCAGACCAGCCTTACAAAAATCAAAGGTGGTCACATTTGAGTTTTTGTAAATGTAGAAAAGTCAAACTCTTGAGTTTAATAAGCTAATAATATGCCGTACTTCACAAAAAGTATGGGATGCTTTCAGAAACAATGACATGGACCGATTTTATTTATTAGACAATTTGAACAAAGggtagaaaacagaaaaattagaataaaacatATTTTGGTGTGACTGCCCTCCACCTCATCACAGTTTTTCCCCTGTTCTGAAAGTTTAAATCTCTGGAGGAGCTTTCAACAGTGTGAAGAAATAACtcacttttgaaaatatttttacagaaaGGTGTAATATACACCGGCCACTTTATTTGGTGTACCTTCTAGTACTGGGCTGGACCCTCTCCATGCATGTCTGCAAAGATTCAACAAAGTTGGTGCAAACATTCCTCACAGAGTTTGGTCCATATTGAGCAGTTGTTGTCatgcagttgctgcagatttgtcagctccACACCCATGATGATAACCTCTCATTACATTACACCACTGCCAGCCTGAACCGTTGATACAAATCAGTCTCCGCTTTCATGTTCTTTATACCAAATTCCGACTCTACCATCCAAATGTCGCAGCACAAATCAAAACTGAGCAGACCGGGCCGCTTTTCTGACCTTCTATGGTCTAATTTTGTTGAGCCTGTTTGAATTACATCCttggtttcctgttcttagcccACAGAAGtgacacctggtgtggtcttctgctgctgtgaagTCTATCTGCTACAAGGTTTGACATGCTGTACGTCCAGACATGCTCCTCCCTGGCTGTAATGAGTGCTTATTTGAGTTTCTGTTGTCCTTCTaacagcttgaagcagtctagTCGTACTTTTTTGACACCAACgaggcatttttgcccagagATCTGCTGCTATCTAGACATTTTCCTATGTTTGGACCATCCTGTGAATCCGAGCTGCCTAACATAAATGCAGTGAGTTGCTGTTATATGATTGGCTATGATTGCCATGTGCTACAGAGAAGTTAAACAGGTATACTTAATGAAAGGTTAAGTGAGTGTATATAGCTTTTCATTAGAGGGGACTATAATAATTTACCagcagacatcctccagctccAGCTTCTTTTCCCTGTTATTAAACCTATAGTGAACATTTCTGGTCTTTACAATATGTGAAAGGTATAAAGTAAAACTTATGTCACACCTTATTCAGCATTTTTATAACACAACTCACAGTAAACAGAGTAAAGTGGAGGTCATACCTATAGCAGCAGCGTTGATGCAAAGTTCTCTGGCCAGAACAAGAAACGTTCTTCCCAACACATAGACGTTCACCTGTGGATGAGACAACACAGGATGAGTAAACGATGTTATTCAGCAGACGTAAACCACCTCGCGCTGCCAGGAAAAGTGTATCTAATGACTCCAGGAGCCATTAAATCCATTCAAAGCCACTTACAGAATTATAGTAGAGTGCGATTAAGCACACTATCAGGATATGAAATAAGGCCGTTGCATCACCGGCAGGACAAGTGTTCTGGTTACATAATTGACCTGAAGGTTGCAGAACATTTTGCTTCAATGTGTCTGATTTGGAGCTGTAGGCTCATTTCTAATCAAAATACCTGCAGCTGCACTCGCTGTGCCcgcatgttttggtttttccaCTCGGTCTGGACAGTCCTGACTTTTCTTCACTCTGAACAGCCCAGAAAATGGCAACGCTTTTGCTTGTTGTGGTGAACTCATCAAATTTTAAAAGCAACTTAAATATCTTCATCACTGATGATTAAGAAAGCCCCTTAGAGACATCTATATTTACAAATAAAGCACAACAACTGAATAATCTGACTGTTTCATGTTAAGGTGAAGGCAACTGCTGGTAACCGACTTGTTTCCGTCTCTCCAGCTTCTCAAATGTGACGATTTGCTGTTCAtctttgttttaaatgacaGTAAATTGACCATCTTTGGGATCTGAACTGATTGGCAGCCAAAACAAATCATGTGAAgataaaactttaaatttttttgCCTTAAACTGACAAGAATCCATAAATAATTTGTATAAACCCTAATCTAGTGAATTTTggccaacttttattttttaaggctGCATCATTTGTGTCACTTTGAAAAATTGGGTTTGCATGTTTCTCTGCAGCACTGGAAAGCAGACCTGTGTAGATGAGCACAAGCATACGATGCAGAACTTAGAGTGTGCGTGTAAGTATTTTAACATGATTCGCAGCAGTGGAGGAGCTCTTTCAACAACACAAAGTCCAACCAGTCATTTCCTGTCCCCAAACAATTCTCATGAGACAAGAAATTCAGCTTCTGAAAAGGCTCTGTTAACTAAAACCATTCTGGGTTGGACATTTATatggtgccaaatcacaacaacagttgcctcatgATGCTGTAGGTAGAAACCTGATAATAACACAGcaaaaacaccaacaaacaacccccctgtgagcaagcacttggtgacagtgggaaggaaaaactccctttcaataGGAAGAAACAtcctgcagaaccaggctcaggctgGAGTGGCTATCTGCTGCAACCAGCTGGTGGAGAGGGAAGGAAAACAATccagggatttgtgtctcctcctgggatCTTTACACCTTCACCTAACAAGTGAAAGTCATAAAATATGAAGTATATCTTACTTGTTAACACCCCACAACTAGTTTTGTGTCAATTGTGTTTCTATGTTATTGAACAAGTAAACTTGTCACTGAGGCTTTAAGACCTGCAGAGTCAACTGGACTGCAAAAATCAGTGCTGCAGAAAGTTTCAGATTGAAGTAATACGTTCGTATTCATGTCATTATTGAAAACACTTCAGGCAGCAGACTTGATAAACTGGGGCTGATGTGTTTCCCATTTCAAACTTTCTGGAAGAGGATCTGATAAGAAATCCCTTGCGCAGTTAAAACTAGGCTGAGCAGCAGACTAGAAACCAGGTTTGTCAAAGGAAGAGAGGTAATGGGAGGTGAATGGTGCTGTGTGTCATCAGGGTTATCTCACAGGAACCTCCCATCACAgatgtttcattgtgttttacCCCACAACACCTCCAGAAGGCTCAGcagtaagaaaaagaaaaaaaaaagcagggggTTGGGGGTGCCCCCACCCACCCCCTACTTTATCTGAAAGGATCTGATGATGGATACTGTTGAATAACAAAGCCACGAGGTTGCACATCCATCATCTCTTAACGAATTAACAGCGCTGCAGCCTGGAATTAAATTCTGCTCTGGCTGAAATTTGAAGGAGGCGGCAGTGAAAGCTGGAGGATCAGGTCATGAACTCGGGTCACATCTCTGTCATTCCTTCAGACCAACTCTCCCGAGAACACGGGGAGGGGGGACTAAAACGAGGAGGTTTTAGGAACAGACAGACGGACTCTTGCTCAAGGCCTCCCCTGGTGTCGAGCAGGGACACAGATGCTGCTTTGCTATTCTGGGAAGTTGATTCCAGCGAGGAATTTCTACATGAAAGCAGAAATATTGGAGCAGGAGGAAGTGGAACAAGTGCAGTCACTACTATGTGACTGATAAAACGGGGTTGATCGCCATCATTAATACTACGATATACAGACAAATGAGGAGTCACACCGACTCCTCAGAGTAATCTGTACAAGAATACGAAACAGTAAAGAGCCAACTTTATTTCAATGAtgaaaaaaacagcacacaATCACAGTGTGCTTGATCTGCCCAGCACCAAACAGCGATCAGCGTTAGAGAGGAGCTGGTGAAGCTTTAGCACCTTAAGAACAGGCGTTTTTCTCCGGAGCTGGATGAGATCAAAAACGGAGCTAACAGAGTGTCAATATAAGGATGTATATTCATCACAAATTGTTTTTCTACTGGATacagaaaaactacaaataacCAGCTGTTTACAAGCTCAATACATCGCTGCTATTTCTTGTTGTGATTGGAGAAAGCTCACaagtttatgttttatgtttggaTCCTGTTTTGTGCGTGAAATAACACCATGCCAAACAGGTCATTTTTAGAAGCAAAAAGTGGAAACTTGTGACCCAAACTGCCCGCTGTACACATCTATcacagttttcagaccccccgTCCCCTGATGTACTTTTGACCTGTTGTACTGATTGGAGCTGTGCACCGTGTTCCTGTGCAGAGAGATTTATTACAGATACCGGAGGCACTCTCAATTTCAGCTGGACTCATAAAGTAGTTTGTTTTTGCCTAATTATACTTGCTTGCTGGATTTGCCACTTTATTAAAACTTAATTAATCAGAAGTCTCGAGGTGGCTGAAAAGCacacaattattttatttttgcaatgTAAGAGTCACACTGTTTCTATTATCTGTTTAAGAATGAAAAAGAACGAAGAGATTGCAAACATTTTATGCAATTTGGGAAACTTTGTTCTGTATGATGCACAAGATGCAGATATATCCTAAAAATAAGTGTTAGAACTGTCAATCGTCTATTATGCAGAACATCATGATGTAAACAGTCATCACAGACAAGTGACATTCACTCTTGTGGTCTGAACATTACATTCGAGTCACGCCTGAGACTTTAAAGTTCAGCAGTGGCTGAACCTGAGAACCTGAGGAGTAAATTATCGCCTCTCCATCAAAGCGTTAAATCAAACTTTCCACGGTCAAAGTTCAACCCCCAGCACCCTACAGTCAAAACTACTGCGTGGTTACCCGATACGTTCAACAGGTGGACACAGTGATTGGGGCTTTAGGGAACAGCTTTCAATTAAAGAGCTCCTGATGTGGTTTGTATGACTGAAGGCAGCTCCTCTGACAAGCCTGAGGATGAACAGCTCTTTGATAAAGTTGAAAGCTACAAAGGCAAACAGCTGCTGTCA
Above is a window of Oreochromis niloticus isolate F11D_XX linkage group LG19, O_niloticus_UMD_NMBU, whole genome shotgun sequence DNA encoding:
- the LOC100694622 gene encoding BTB/POZ domain-containing protein 6-B; protein product: MPTADCRLLHHGRIMRCLTYLLLLPETLKKSKKVTKLPGRLPLCYEILTLSLSSKKKQQQKEKEKKMAAELYPANNTNNTNLANGTTVADAEKTKELQVCQASGSSGGGGGSAATTPTTQQNINNNNVDPPSWQCSHPTLRERNALMFNNELMADVHFIVGPLGASQKVPAHKYVLAVGSSVFCAMFYSDLAEEESEIHIPDVEPAAFLILLKYLYSDEIDLEADTVLATLYAAKKYIVPALAKACVTFLETSLEAKNACVLLSQSRLFEEPELTQRCWEVIDAQAELALRSEGFCEIDLQTLDIILRRETLNTKEVVVFEAVMNWATAECKRQGLGPTTRNKREVLGKALFLVRIPTMSLDEFANGAAQSDILTLEETHNVFLWYTAAKKPQLDFPLNPRKGLAPQRCHRFQSSAYRSNQWRYRGRCDSIQFAVDKRIFIAGLGLYGSSGGKAEYSVKIELKRQGVILAQNLTKFVSDGSSSTFPVWFEHPVQVEQDAFYTVSAVLDGNELSYFGQEGMTEVQCGKVTFQFQCSSDSTNGTGVQGGQIPELVFYA